From Nymphalis io chromosome 12, ilAglIoxx1.1, whole genome shotgun sequence, a single genomic window includes:
- the LOC126772288 gene encoding uncharacterized protein LOC126772288 produces MKFSTIFVMLMAVVALFAGQTSADPKLNFHAIRKGSRIIKAGLGFVGAAGTAHEIYNFIQNRKRKNN; encoded by the exons ATGAAGTTTTCAACCATTTTTGTGATGTTAATGGCGGTCGTTGCACTCTTTGCTGGCCAGACTAGCGCCGACCCTAAACTCAACTTTCACGCTATAAGAAAAGGAAGCCGTATAATT AAAGCGGGTCTTGGATTTGTTGGTGCTGCGGGAACGGCTCATGAAATATATAACTTCATCCAAAATAGAAAAAGAAAGAATAACTAA